One genomic region from Pyrobaculum islandicum DSM 4184 encodes:
- a CDS encoding DUF4352 domain-containing protein, with translation MRVWKAVVLFLLGFFLALFAFPVAWATSALLGYLFAIAGIVIGAYMVAKRESAKLPLILGVVLMIFSLLALLGTFIVHIALWSLAEAAREASKVVNLTGTLGRGVKAGDWVITAVDVREAAYIRSDSSYYKAKEGHKLVVVRLRVENVGRETNSPPIYGFVLVTDARRSYERIYPFSLDFVWRVSDEVVKSAVEFRALDTTARVAPGSAAEGDVLFQIPTGERPERLHIRTGIVGGYEIVIKFG, from the coding sequence ATGAGAGTGTGGAAGGCTGTTGTGTTGTTTCTCCTGGGATTTTTTCTAGCTCTGTTTGCGTTTCCAGTGGCGTGGGCTACGTCTGCTTTGTTGGGGTATCTCTTTGCAATCGCCGGCATAGTCATTGGGGCGTATATGGTAGCAAAGAGAGAGTCTGCAAAACTGCCATTGATATTGGGCGTGGTGTTGATGATATTTTCTCTCCTGGCGTTATTAGGCACTTTTATCGTACACATCGCTCTATGGTCTCTGGCTGAGGCCGCCAGAGAGGCGTCAAAGGTTGTGAATCTGACGGGGACTCTAGGCCGGGGGGTGAAAGCTGGGGACTGGGTTATCACTGCAGTGGATGTGAGAGAGGCGGCGTATATTAGAAGCGATAGTAGTTACTACAAGGCGAAGGAAGGCCACAAGCTCGTGGTCGTCAGGTTGAGAGTTGAAAACGTGGGTAGAGAAACTAACTCGCCGCCTATATACGGCTTTGTGCTTGTTACAGACGCCAGGAGGAGCTATGAGAGGATATACCCCTTCAGCCTAGACTTCGTGTGGAGAGTCTCCGACGAGGTTGTAAAATCTGCCGTCGAATTTAGAGCGTTAGACACCACGGCGCGTGTGGCTCCCGGCTCCGCCGCCGAAGGCGACGTGCTTTTCCAAATACCAACCGGCGAGAGACCAGAGCGGCTCCACATAAGGACGGGGATAGTCGGGGGGTATGAGATCGTTATCAAATTTGGCTAG
- a CDS encoding nucleotidyltransferase domain-containing protein, which translates to MVLIGSLARGDYTAFSDADVVIVLREDGRRPMDRIPDFLDSSFPIDLEPGSTRWRSSERWRAPGSPRRSPAAYSWPETPRPSAKP; encoded by the coding sequence GTGGTTCTGATCGGCTCTCTGGCGAGGGGGGACTACACGGCGTTTTCAGACGCCGACGTGGTGATAGTGCTTAGAGAGGACGGGAGGAGGCCTATGGACAGGATACCGGACTTCCTCGACTCGTCGTTCCCCATCGACCTAGAGCCCGGGTCTACACGGTGGAGGAGTTCAGAAAGATGGCGGGCACCAGGTTCGCCGAGGAGATCGCCAGCGGCATACTCCTGGCCGGAGACGCCGAGGCCCTCTGCGAAGCCGTAG